In the Melanotaenia boesemani isolate fMelBoe1 chromosome 14, fMelBoe1.pri, whole genome shotgun sequence genome, TTTGGACCTGGAAACAAATCAAGGTGTTTATCCCATTTGTCAACTTGATGGGAATTGCGTAAACAATACTCAGGTTTGCAAATTAAAAGAAACGTGTGGCATTGAAACAGGTCAACTGCTTCAGTTGCAGTACAGGTTTTGAGGACTACTGATGACAGTGAGCATGGTAACTGTCAATGTCGTTGAGCCATTAGCCATCATGCAGTCTAGCTCTTAAACTTTCCATCTAATGAAGCACTGACATTGAAGAagtgatttaattatttttttgtgctaTACCTTTTCCATGTCTCTCATACAAAGACTTAATGGACAAACTTCACAATTGCATCTTGTAATGGTGCATCAGTTAGGGCACTGGGTAATTACCTTGTAGAGTACAATGTAGGGCGCAAGCCCAGTCAACATCAGGGGTTTTGTAAAACATGAGAATCTCCCGACTTTGGGATATTTGGTCCCCTCTGATGTCTATGCTGGCTCGAATTGGAGGCTCTGTTTCCTTCTCACTTAACAGCTGTCTCCTGTAGAGGACTGCTGTTTCTTTTGGACAAAGGATGTTTTTCCATGCtaatgaacatttcagagaaaaaagtTCTAGGGTGAGGGTATTTTATAATTACTTCAACTATGAAAACAAGGTGCAATCTTTTTTTGTGTATCTGGAAATACTGCACAGACTTTaatattacacatttatagCATTAAAATACCAACTCATCTGAATGTGAAATCAACCAAGAAAGTGATTATGACATAATTTAGTACCACAATCTCTGTCCAGAAATTGTATGTTGGGTTGAAACACAGATGCTAAAATCATCTGATGATATGATGGGTTGAAATATTGGGGGTAGTACTGTACTTACATGTCTGATCAGGAGGTGCCCGTGAAGAGGTAGATGGAGACAGAGACAAGCTACTTGGACCCGTCTGGTCAGGAGCTGCCCACGAAGAGGTAGATGGAGATGGGGAAAAACCACTTGTACCTGCCTGATCAGTAGGTGCACTTGAAGCAAAAGATAAACATGCAATTAAGACAACCCAAATATGCAAAACACTTGCACAAACTTTTGCCATGTTTCATTACCTCTCACCACATGAACTGGCATGACGGGGTAAGACAATGGCAGGAAACTCAACACCACAAATTGGGCAGGTACTCTGTAAATCAAACAATACCTTTTAGACGttagaaaaataatttccaGCACAAGTAGTACAGAAATGTGACAAGGAAGCAAGAACATGAAATAATTAAGATTTGGTCGTCTTCAGAATAATTCAAGGATTTCGTCTTGTGTAATGGTGCTGAACATGCACCAAAGACCAGTGTTGTGCCTGAACGAGTTAATTGAACGATCGTTCATGAACTCGTTCATATTTTGGGTGAACGTGAACTGAACGTGCggtatttctgcctgatgaacgTTGATGTGAACGCACTCATTCTGGTGTCTGTGAACGCTGCTCTATGGtcattcttttcttgttttctttatgtttattcTACCCCGGATCTGCACCGCATTTCAGCTGCGCCGTGGTTTTGTTCCAACCCGCAGTGTTGTAAACTTAGACCGGGAGCACCGGGATGATGTCAGATAAAGCGGCCGCAGCGTCTGACATGATCCCAGACGCGGGCAGCACTGCAGCGGCACGACGCCCACGGACCTGGTGACACTTGGACTAAACAGTTTTGTTAAAGATACTAGTAGATTTAAATTGAGCCTATCAGGCAACATCCAGACTATAACACAATGTTAATGAGGGAGATGGTTGATATAgagaaaacacacctgattcgcACCTGCATGTTTCATTccattcaatttaattcaaactGCGAAGCAGGATGAAatcagtgaaggcagcagcacTACTGCGCCTCTTTCTCAATTTTGAATACATACAGTATCCTAAACGAATTTCTTTATAAGATCAGTGATGATCCAGTGAGGAAAAGGTTATTTAGCTTCTTACTTATTTAGGCTGAATGTTGCAGCTACTTATATCAACTTTAGTAAAGTTATATAACataacatttctctctttttttagcCAAAGAAGTAAGATAAATACTTGCTTCACAAAATGTGATGCGACTTCCattaaaagataaatgcataaaaaaatacagtttgaaGTATATCCTTTGTTTCCCTCGTGGTTCCTACCTCAGATTGTAtaataattcctcattaaaatATCATCAAGTTTCTCTTCATGTTGTTTGAGAATAGACTGTAGGgatgaaagctgcagctgctacaGTGTGAACTGTACGAGAAGCAAGGATTGGAAAAAGACAGGATTCTGAGGGTAATAGCTTGtagcaacattttttatatagaaTTTTGGAACTATgaacttccatccatccatccattttctgaaccgcttaATCCAATTGGGTCGCGGGGGAACTATGAACTTAGTtcaaaaaaattgaaatatgaactgaacaagtttattttaaaatgaatgaactgaactttgaactagttcatgtagaAAATGAAGTTTCCCAACACTGCCAAAGACCAAAAAAGAGGACGACAAATGATTCAGGAAGTAGCACATCAAAAggatttcatcagtccataattGATAATGTGCTAGTCCCCAAAAGGTGCATTTCCCCTTTTTTACCTTAAAATACATATTCAACATAGAGTATTTCTGCATATAACTGTATTTTACGTTCAAGGAGCCATATGTAAGCAATATATTTAAAGTAATGATTAGATAGCCCTGATATGTTATAAGACATTGAGGGACCATGTTCATTTCAAACACGTATATCACTGACAACTGTAGTTCAGCTAAGAAAAGCAGAGGTCCTGCCCCCAACAGATGTTATAGTTATCAGTGTCTGTGGACAGcatcaaatataaaacacacaatgacAAATATTTCGGAATCTTtgtcattttgtgtttacatttgaaGAAATACACAAATTAAATGGCAGAAGTACGTACTATAGGGCTCTCGAGCATTATGATTTTGGGAAAGTGGAGGTTTCTTGATTTGACCTGAAGGGGCTCATGTTATATTGACAAATTAAGACCATATTACCATGATTTATACAGCTCTTTACCAAAATCagagctgagaaaaaaaaacaaacaaacagtaaagtatttttttatagcCATTTCATCATAACTCCAAAACTTGTGCTACACAAATTGCTACTGACTGAGGTAATTTGTTTCTCAGTGGTCATTAAGCTAATTTTACCAGCAGAGTTCAGAGTGGCACACTGAAATGAATTGAACATCTTGCAGCATTCCATATAAAACAATAGACAACGCATATGAAAACTCTTTTTGCAAGACATTGCATATGCGGTCCCGGTCTCCCTCTTCATTTTTGGATCTGTCTCAACTGTTTGGAGTGTTTCACTTGGGgattaataaaactgaacacaATCGGCAGACAGCATGAACATACATAGTTTTCAATGTTAACCACAAACCTTATCATCTTCAGTGGCAGCATCGATTTCAACCACATCTTCCACGTCTTCTGACAGTGCTTCCTGGcaacaaaaaagatttaccAGCGAATATTTCAATGACTACTCGATGGTTTATAATGACAGCTCTTTCTTTAACTGTGCACAGAATCTTTCTTGAAAATAAGTGCTTGAATATTAACAAATGAAATACTTACATTAACACATTCATTAATATGTCCAACTAGCAGTTGAATGGGCATTGTTGTGCCACACTTCATGCAGCATGATTTGGGCATCGTACTGAATTCCTTTGCATCATGCGGAAGTGGTGTGACATCAAGCTTCTCCTGTAGAGGTATTATGTACAGCATGTGCTTTCCATTTGAAGTGTTGGCTTTAAGGATCTTTGCAGTGTAGCCTTCAGAACCTTGTGGCAACACTGTAAGTTTCCTCCGCCCACTGCCACCTAtgttataaaagaaataattacatcttcattcaataaaaaataatcatatacccaaatttttaattttggatCTGATTACAATACATGAAATTATACTTTGTTGATGACAAGTTATGTTCACTGCATGTTAATGAGCATTTATTAACAATAtcctaaatcattttaatgccaacacaaaaaaaaaattgatgaaaGAAAGAGGTGTGTTAACAACCATTCTCTCAACATGACAGGTGAGTTCTTCCTGTTATTCTTTTAAAGACATATGCAtatgcatttcatttttattacgATTATAAAATCATACCTGCCGCCTTATAAAGGAGCCAACCGCCGCTTAAGTTCATCATTTTGGGATAGACCTCTGTGAGGACTCTGCTTATCTACATATGAGATATGACATGACACTGGATTAATAGGTGCAAAGGTttttgaaagcaaaaatgttaaaaggtTGTGGCAATTTTTGTGAACATCAAATTCATCACATTTTACTTTGTTATGCCATAAATGTAGTGGTGTTCCGATCGATCAGCCACCGATCATGATCGGCCGATTTCCGTAAAAAAGTACGTGATCGGTGATCGCCGATCAGGGTGTTTTGTCAAAATCCTTCAAAACTCTGAATCTAATAGGACATTTAAAGAACTAACAGCTGCGGTTGAGTTTTAAAGTCTTACTGTACAGAATGAGAAGACGACGCCCGAAGCAGCCAGAGCGCAGCTAACGCAGCCAACAGGTATTATCTGTTGTCCGTATGAGCCCGACAGTCAGAAGGACGagcaaatcacaaaaaaaaattctggcTAGATAAACACTCGTTTCCAGTGGTGGAGGACCCCGGGTTTTACTGACTGCACGCACTTACAGCCCTGCTATGTGATGCCTAAacgaaaatattttaaagacagTCCTCCATCAGACTGTGTGCTCCTACATAAAAAGTCTCCTTAAAAGTTTCTCATCCCCTGTAAGGGGAAGCTCAGACATCAGTCCTGTTTCGATGCCGAGTTTAACACCTCACTATAActgaatataattaaaaattaaattttaaataaaaaatcacagcAATGTGATCGGTATCGGTGATCGGTAGTGATCGGCACTCAAGGGTGATCGGTATCGGTGGCTAAAAGTATGATCGGAGCATCCCTACATAAATGTTAACAATTCTTACTCAATACATTATCATCGATAACAACTATACTACTTTATCACTTTTCATGGTCATCAAAACTGATCCCAAAACATTCTGTGAAAAATCCAATCATTATGTACCATGTTATCTCTTCATAAAGATTTTCTCCAAAATCGATATAGTTTTACCTCATCATGATCTGCATTCTCAGAAATAGTGAGAGAGCGCCTGCCGAGACCAGCTTGCAATAATTCCACTTCATCTTGGGGTGATTTTGTTGTGTTCTCGGGCAGCAAACAGAAATTTAAGTCTATCCTTTTGCCATAGGAATTTACTCTGTCACTTGGAGAGGGTCTCTTCCCTCTCAGTACACTCCTCCTCTGGAAAAACCCTGGAAATGATctgtaacaaaaataaagacattgagATTGGATTAgttttacaattttaaaaataaataaaaatcctatAACCTCAGGCTGTTGGTCAAGCCAACCCTACCTGGAATCTTGCTCAATATTGCACTTTACTACAATAGACTTCAGAAcacattactacataaaaatgtattgtaATACATTTTGCCAAAATCAATCAGTTAAAGGAATCAACCAATTTGTgtaaaattcaaacaaaatgccTATTAAATCTTAAGTAAACTATAAAAGTACTTGCAGAGCGCAGACTTCGGCCAAGCTTTTTTATTATGATCCAACATTGCATCCATGGATCATCTCCAAAATGCAATAATTTGTTCCTTGTGGCATTTCCAACATGTCCCGAAAATTTTATCAAGATCTGTCAATACATTTTAGACTAATGTCGCtaaataattaacaaacaaacaaacagacagacaaataaacCCTGGTTAAAACATTACCTCCTGGTACAGGTAAAAAAATACCCATCGACAGTGTTCAGAGTCTATAACAACATTAGTGGTGTGCAAATGTTCATTCACATTCCTTACCTCTGCATTTCACGATGGACATTTGAGCCTGCCTGTGACGCTTGTTGCTGGTTTAGTGGTTGGTTGCTGGAATATAAAGTGCTTGTTTACCAAgaattttaaactgttaaaagaCTTAAGTGTTGCCTCCAAGACGGAATGATAAAATTCAAGTTAGCTATCACTGCAGAAGTAGCTTACCTCTATGTGTCTATGTAAATGCAGATTGCAAGAATTTTATGAACAATCAAAAAAATGCATATACCTTCGCGTTCCTCCGTGTGCACCTGTCTGCACTGGGGTTCCCGTTGCCTGTGCATTAGACAGTACCTGGATAAAACTTCTAACTGCTGTCTCCAGCATGGAGTTCTGTTCCTGTAAGACATGTTACCAGCAATGCAATTATCACACAAATGTAATGAAGACCTCATAAGGAGAGTCGTTTGTCTTTCCTACCTCTtgttgaaaaaaacagaaatgtgagaagagaacaaataaataagaaaaatgggTGCCTTTCTTGTATATCAAAATATGCTTTGACAAGGTTGCATTTTGCTAATGGTCCCAAATGGTTAGCTAATGTTACTTAATAAAACATATAGTAAGTTCCAGTTACAGCCTGTCACGATAATATTTCTTGACCTAGTTACATGAGAGTACAAAATTGAAGTTAGCTTATTGCCAAAGGGCAATACTATGAAATCTTTGCTAAGCTAAACTACATCAAACCAGGTCCTGATTAAGACTACAGAGTGGACTCTTCAAATCTGGACTAACATTTTGTAAATAGCGTGTACAATTATTAAACACTTTCTTATtagtgaaacctttattctatttgcccctaaagtaaaaattaataaataaaaataaataaaagttataaaccGGAAACTGTGTTTTAACTAATGAAAATGCTGTGCAGAGCATTTTAGTCCATATTTAATGAGTCTAAGGACTGAAGTTTGTGATCGGGACCAAGTTTAATGTAGTCTAGCTTAGCAAAGATTACGTGGAATTGCCCTTGAACATGACGGTTCCAAAACTACGAATCAGAAGCAAACTTCAGCGCGGTACTCTCGGCAGGTACCGAAGAAATTCTTGCCGCTTCGTTAAACGTTCTGATGGTTGCTTAGCAGAACCCCAAGCCTCCAATTTATTGTAAATTACTCACTAAACAGTGGTGTGGAGGACCGCGGGTTGATTCAGAACCGAATATAAACACGATTCTGGATTGAACATGACGGGACCGTTACTAGGAACCAACTCGCAGAAAACGAAATTTGATGGGTAACTCTAACCTTAACGTAAGGTAAAAGTCGTGGAAAAGAACAATCTCAAACACCAAGGCTTAAACTCTGTAGTATACATCACATTCTTTATTATGTATGAACATACTCAGCTTTCACTTACTTGGGCTTCAGCCATCCTCTTTGCCTGGTCTCTGCTAGCAGCATTGGCTAGCAGCAGAATCTtccttcttcttcgtcttctccAAAAAGGCGTCGTCGTCACCAGTCATTGGCGACTAGGCTCGCCAGTAAGCAGTATTCCGATTGGCTGTTAGTGGCACAAATTTGACTTATATCTAATCTGTAAAAAGGTTTTGTGCTTGTAGGTTTTTCGTTTTGTGCTTGTAGGTTTTTGCTTTGCGAGCTTGTAGGTGCAGTGTCGCACACGAACACTGGGTGCCGCACTCGTCCTGAGATTTTGTATGGCGGAACTTTTATGGGTACAAATTtaagttacacacacacacataggaaaaaaacacaagtgcaaAACTGATCTACATGTTTGCAAATTATATTTTTGCAGACAAAGGTTTCTTGCACAACCACAAAATGATTCTGCAGGTTCAGATTTTTTCCACAAGCACAACTTGTTTTATACAACttcaaaacagcatttttacatgcaaaatTTTTTTGTACACACAACCTGTCTCTGGCATGATCCTGATCCCATAACTATTGACACCTTGCACAAAGAgggcaagacacaaaaggtcattgctaaagaggctggctgttcacagagctctgtgtccaagcacattaatGGAGAGgctaaaggaagaaaaagatgtggtagaaaaaagtgtacaagcaataGGGATAACCATACCCTAGAGAGGATTGTGAAATGaaacccattcaaaaatgtgggggagattcacaaagagtggactgcaaCTGGTTTCagtgcttcaggaaccaccacacacagacacatgcaagACATGGGTTTTAGCTGCCGCATTCCTTGTGTCAAGCCACTCTTGAACAAGAGACAGTGTCAGAACCGTCTCCCCTGGGCTAAAGACAAAAcggactggactgctgctgagtggtccaaAGTGCTATTCTTTTATGAAAGAGAATTTTGCATGttctttggaaatcaaggtcccagagtctgatggaagagagg is a window encoding:
- the LOC121653125 gene encoding uncharacterized protein LOC121653125 isoform X3 codes for the protein MDAMLDHNKKAWPKSALCKSFPGFFQRRSVLRGKRPSPSDRVNSYGKRIDLNFCLLPENTTKSPQDEVELLQAGLGRRSLTISENADHDEISRVLTEVYPKMMNLSGGWLLYKAAGGSGRRKLTVLPQGSEGYTAKILKANTSNGKHMLYIIPLQEKLDVTPLPHDAKEFSTMPKSCCMKCGTTMPIQLLVGHINECVNEALSEDVEDVVEIDAATEDDKSTCPICGVEFPAIVLPRHASSCGESAPTDQAGTSGFSPSPSTSSWAAPDQTGPSSLSLSPSTSSRAPPDQTSWKNILCPKETAVLYRRQLLSEKETEPPIRASIDIRGDQISQSREILMFYKTPDVDWACALHCTLQGDPAVGVGVKRHFLSLAMSKLQNGFNVNTDLTNVTMLFEGEQNHLLPATSETLIESDLFVVAGRMIGHAFLHGGPPFYGLSEAIVHMLIYPGDIDTATVTIADVADYDIRDTIAMVDGEMDLTEEQTSDINTLAMSWDLPPVCTVNRRWLYQKLLKHAVIVRRYRQIKQMRKGLKQTKVLTLLQEKPETSTIVFPRSEEAIPDPQAILSLIVWPGEASEDSDDEAGGTRMKELTCGFLRRFIETASPSDLKQLMRFWLGWEIPSGKMTVQVVDRQHLLSSTCFATLSVPGHFKEYEDFANYVRRVIATTDTGFGLI
- the LOC121653125 gene encoding uncharacterized protein LOC121653125 isoform X1 — its product is MLLAETRQRGWLKPKNRTPCWRQQLEVLSRYCLMHRQREPQCRQVHTEEREGTLYSSNQPLNQQQASQAGSNVHREMQRSFPGFFQRRSVLRGKRPSPSDRVNSYGKRIDLNFCLLPENTTKSPQDEVELLQAGLGRRSLTISENADHDEISRVLTEVYPKMMNLSGGWLLYKAAGGSGRRKLTVLPQGSEGYTAKILKANTSNGKHMLYIIPLQEKLDVTPLPHDAKEFSTMPKSCCMKCGTTMPIQLLVGHINECVNEALSEDVEDVVEIDAATEDDKSTCPICGVEFPAIVLPRHASSCGESAPTDQAGTSGFSPSPSTSSWAAPDQTGPSSLSLSPSTSSRAPPDQTSWKNILCPKETAVLYRRQLLSEKETEPPIRASIDIRGDQISQSREILMFYKTPDVDWACALHCTLQGDPAVGVGVKRHFLSLAMSKLQNGFNVNTDLTNVTMLFEGEQNHLLPATSETLIESDLFVVAGRMIGHAFLHGGPPFYGLSEAIVHMLIYPGDIDTATVTIADVADYDIRDTIAMVDGEMDLTEEQTSDINTLAMSWDLPPVCTVNRRWLYQKLLKHAVIVRRYRQIKQMRKGLKQTKVLTLLQEKPETSTIVFPRSEEAIPDPQAILSLIVWPGEASEDSDDEAGGTRMKELTCGFLRRFIETASPSDLKQLMRFWLGWEIPSGKMTVQVVDRQHLLSSTCFATLSVPGHFKEYEDFANYVRRVIATTDTGFGLI
- the LOC121653125 gene encoding uncharacterized protein LOC121653125 isoform X2 — translated: MAEAQEQNSMLETAVRSFIQVLSNAQATGTPVQTGAHGGTRSNQPLNQQQASQAGSNVHREMQRSFPGFFQRRSVLRGKRPSPSDRVNSYGKRIDLNFCLLPENTTKSPQDEVELLQAGLGRRSLTISENADHDEISRVLTEVYPKMMNLSGGWLLYKAAGGSGRRKLTVLPQGSEGYTAKILKANTSNGKHMLYIIPLQEKLDVTPLPHDAKEFSTMPKSCCMKCGTTMPIQLLVGHINECVNEALSEDVEDVVEIDAATEDDKSTCPICGVEFPAIVLPRHASSCGESAPTDQAGTSGFSPSPSTSSWAAPDQTGPSSLSLSPSTSSRAPPDQTSWKNILCPKETAVLYRRQLLSEKETEPPIRASIDIRGDQISQSREILMFYKTPDVDWACALHCTLQGDPAVGVGVKRHFLSLAMSKLQNGFNVNTDLTNVTMLFEGEQNHLLPATSETLIESDLFVVAGRMIGHAFLHGGPPFYGLSEAIVHMLIYPGDIDTATVTIADVADYDIRDTIAMVDGEMDLTEEQTSDINTLAMSWDLPPVCTVNRRWLYQKLLKHAVIVRRYRQIKQMRKGLKQTKVLTLLQEKPETSTIVFPRSEEAIPDPQAILSLIVWPGEASEDSDDEAGGTRMKELTCGFLRRFIETASPSDLKQLMRFWLGWEIPSGKMTVQVVDRQHLLSSTCFATLSVPGHFKEYEDFANYVRRVIATTDTGFGLI